In one window of Poriferisphaera corsica DNA:
- the thiC gene encoding phosphomethylpyrimidine synthase ThiC yields MDNITDNQNTQAAADIKSLGLDLPDLGLNPGTSPNITTPGSFARRPVIKPGSAGAATFSSPDTPGMPPLPTKTAWDFMPTDWTCTDTDNHEQASAWQPPAGFSPITQLEHARLGNITPEMTRVAEREGHLTPEQVRDEIAAGRLVIPANKNHLAHKLDPMAIGRATKTKINANMGASPISSGTDEELEKLEWAKRWGADTVMDLSTGGDIDGCREAIIQNSTLPIGTVPIYAMIIGIKIEDLTEEIVLESIKHQAEQGVDYFTIHAGITQKHLKFAKNRLIGLVSRGGSLLAKWMLTHNKENLMNTAWENICDVMREYDVTFSIGDGCRPGGLADATDAIQLAELCELGHLTERAWRKGIQVMIEGPGHVPFDQIEYNMKLERNLCHGAPFYVLGPLVTDIFPGYDHITSCIGATSAAYHGASMLCYVTPKEHVGLPKKDDVKQGCIAYKIAAHSADIALGFPGARDQDDDLTRARAALNWEKHFELSFDPDTARAYHDEDMDVDTDFCAMCGHDWCSVRISKEIQDWASGKADGFERDGGGKPKISAALTEDQQEILEQRGYLSPEEIHKLASKTKGKAHAQDESGKASCHSDYVDDDEAKKMLGAEKLVQVDIRPALGLGKND; encoded by the coding sequence ATGGACAATATCACCGATAATCAAAATACTCAGGCCGCCGCCGACATCAAGTCCCTCGGCCTCGACCTTCCCGACCTCGGCCTTAACCCCGGCACATCACCCAATATCACAACCCCCGGCTCATTCGCGCGCCGACCTGTCATCAAACCCGGGTCTGCCGGCGCAGCAACCTTCTCCTCACCCGACACCCCCGGCATGCCACCTCTCCCAACCAAAACAGCCTGGGATTTCATGCCCACCGACTGGACATGCACCGACACTGATAACCACGAGCAAGCTTCAGCATGGCAACCCCCAGCTGGCTTCAGCCCTATCACACAGTTAGAGCACGCACGTCTCGGCAACATCACCCCTGAAATGACACGGGTCGCCGAACGCGAAGGCCACCTCACCCCCGAACAAGTCCGCGACGAAATCGCCGCAGGCCGTCTCGTCATCCCCGCCAACAAAAACCACCTCGCTCACAAGCTCGACCCCATGGCCATCGGTCGCGCCACCAAAACCAAAATCAACGCCAACATGGGCGCCTCACCCATCTCCTCAGGTACAGACGAAGAACTCGAAAAACTCGAATGGGCCAAACGCTGGGGCGCCGACACCGTCATGGATCTCTCCACCGGCGGTGACATCGACGGCTGCCGCGAAGCCATCATCCAAAACTCAACACTCCCCATCGGCACCGTCCCCATCTACGCCATGATCATCGGCATCAAGATCGAAGATCTCACCGAAGAAATCGTCCTCGAATCAATCAAACATCAAGCAGAGCAGGGCGTCGACTACTTCACCATCCACGCTGGCATCACACAAAAACACCTTAAATTCGCCAAGAATCGTCTCATCGGTCTTGTCTCTCGCGGCGGCTCCCTCCTTGCTAAATGGATGCTCACGCACAACAAAGAAAATCTCATGAATACCGCATGGGAAAATATCTGCGACGTCATGCGTGAATACGACGTCACCTTCTCCATCGGTGATGGCTGCCGCCCCGGCGGACTCGCCGACGCCACCGACGCCATCCAACTCGCTGAACTCTGCGAGCTCGGACACCTCACCGAACGCGCTTGGCGTAAAGGTATCCAGGTCATGATCGAAGGTCCCGGCCACGTCCCCTTTGACCAAATCGAATACAACATGAAGCTCGAACGCAACCTCTGCCACGGTGCTCCCTTCTACGTCCTCGGCCCACTGGTCACCGACATCTTCCCCGGCTACGACCACATCACTTCATGCATCGGCGCAACATCCGCCGCATACCACGGCGCCTCAATGCTCTGCTACGTCACACCCAAAGAACACGTCGGCCTCCCCAAGAAAGACGACGTCAAACAAGGCTGCATCGCCTACAAAATCGCCGCACACTCCGCTGACATCGCGCTCGGCTTCCCCGGTGCTCGCGACCAAGATGACGACCTCACCCGCGCTCGCGCCGCTTTGAATTGGGAAAAACACTTCGAGCTTTCCTTCGACCCCGACACCGCCCGCGCCTACCACGACGAAGACATGGACGTCGACACCGACTTCTGTGCCATGTGTGGCCACGACTGGTGTTCAGTCCGAATCTCAAAAGAAATCCAGGACTGGGCCTCCGGCAAAGCCGACGGCTTCGAACGTGACGGCGGCGGCAAGCCCAAAATCTCCGCAGCACTCACCGAAGATCAGCAAGAAATCCTCGAGCAACGCGGCTACCTCTCACCCGAAGAAATCCACAAACTCGCCTCCAAAACCAAAGGCAAAGCTCACGCCCAAGACGAATCCGGCAAAGCTTCCTGCCACTCCGACTACGTCGATGATGACGAAGCCAAGAAGATGCTCGGCGCTGAAAAACTCGTTCAAGTAGACATCCGCCCAGCCCTCGGCCTCGGCAAGAACGACTAA
- a CDS encoding PP2C family protein-serine/threonine phosphatase, with amino-acid sequence MNETHDDSMSGRIRDMIELVKELSKAGTPSEVLDTFANRWIDALGEHAAYLSLSTRGLDEGEFKVTRFVTAGRWREEKDDVAWKDSEALPAYAGGVISEIVRAGQPVVMSDLRVDEDEVFGDRLKGYRSLIAVPLYEHGEINNWAIELAEPASVYTEDTLEDMLLQANLIGGTVRHVLTAQQLQKANQEIEKEVQRIADIQHALLPERLPELDEARFAVSYQTFDHAGGDMYFFHKLADGRLAIMIGDVSGHGPAAAVVMAMVETLVSAYPQENLSAGEMMTFLNDQLCGKRMHQTFVTAFYAIFDPRTYTLRYSRAGHPPPLLRSIGRSAAYCILRDGDVCEEETNQPLHDADEIVVEQLDHAGGLPLGLFEGRRYEEAVLQLNDRQTIAFYTDGISETRNAVGKFFGSQGIIDALHACSGEADCAVSTILQHIKGFETGARPEDDQTLVVMQMR; translated from the coding sequence ATGAATGAAACGCATGATGATTCGATGTCAGGTCGAATCAGAGACATGATTGAATTGGTTAAAGAACTTTCGAAGGCTGGGACTCCTTCGGAGGTTTTGGATACGTTTGCTAACCGGTGGATAGACGCATTGGGTGAGCATGCGGCGTATTTGTCGCTATCGACGAGGGGGCTAGATGAGGGGGAGTTTAAAGTGACGCGGTTTGTGACAGCGGGGAGGTGGCGGGAGGAGAAGGACGATGTTGCGTGGAAGGATTCGGAAGCGTTGCCGGCGTACGCGGGGGGTGTAATTTCGGAGATTGTGAGGGCAGGGCAGCCGGTGGTGATGTCGGATTTGAGGGTGGATGAAGATGAGGTGTTTGGTGATCGGCTTAAGGGGTATCGATCGTTGATTGCTGTACCATTGTATGAACATGGGGAGATCAATAACTGGGCGATTGAACTAGCTGAGCCTGCGAGTGTGTATACAGAGGATACACTGGAGGATATGTTGCTGCAGGCGAACTTGATTGGGGGAACGGTGCGGCATGTTTTGACGGCACAGCAATTGCAGAAGGCTAATCAAGAGATAGAGAAGGAAGTTCAGCGGATTGCAGATATTCAGCATGCACTTTTGCCGGAACGTTTACCGGAGCTGGATGAGGCGCGGTTTGCGGTAAGCTATCAGACGTTTGATCATGCGGGTGGGGACATGTATTTTTTCCATAAGTTGGCGGATGGGCGGTTGGCGATCATGATCGGGGATGTATCGGGGCATGGGCCTGCGGCGGCGGTGGTGATGGCGATGGTGGAGACGTTGGTGTCGGCGTATCCGCAGGAAAATCTGAGTGCGGGTGAGATGATGACGTTTTTGAATGATCAGTTGTGTGGGAAGCGGATGCATCAGACGTTTGTGACGGCGTTTTATGCGATTTTTGATCCAAGGACGTATACATTGCGGTATTCGAGGGCAGGGCATCCGCCGCCGTTGCTGCGGTCGATCGGCCGATCGGCGGCTTATTGTATTTTGAGGGATGGGGATGTGTGCGAAGAAGAGACTAATCAACCGCTGCATGACGCGGATGAGATTGTGGTGGAGCAATTGGATCATGCGGGAGGATTGCCGTTGGGATTATTTGAGGGGCGGCGGTATGAAGAGGCGGTGTTGCAGTTGAATGATCGGCAGACGATTGCGTTTTATACGGATGGGATTTCAGAAACGCGGAATGCGGTGGGTAAATTTTTTGGATCGCAGGGGATAATAGATGCACTGCATGCTTGTTCGGGTGAGGCGGATTGTGCGGTAAGTACGATATTGCAGCATATTAAGGGGTTTGAGACGGGGGCGCGGCCAGAGGATGATCAGACGCTGGTTGTGATGCAAATGCGATGA
- a CDS encoding class I SAM-dependent methyltransferase: MESKHLLANEKLYGYIREENTREDGVLLELREETGMMEKAVMQISPDQGKFLEILVKLMGAKRGIEVGTFTGYSSICIARGLGNDGKLVCCDLNEDWTGIAKRYWEAAGVSDRIDLRIGPASETLNALIEAEEDQKKAGEGWGYDFMFIDADKVGYEGYFEQGLKLVRSGGLLVFDNCLWNGDVVKDVSEQDEETRAIVAINKKLYEDDRVEGVLLPMADGIYVVRKR; encoded by the coding sequence ATGGAATCAAAACACTTATTGGCGAATGAGAAGTTGTACGGCTATATCCGTGAGGAAAACACGCGCGAGGATGGTGTGTTGTTGGAGTTGCGCGAGGAGACGGGGATGATGGAGAAGGCGGTGATGCAGATCTCGCCGGATCAGGGGAAGTTTTTGGAAATTTTGGTGAAGCTTATGGGGGCTAAGCGCGGGATAGAAGTGGGGACATTCACGGGGTATTCGTCGATTTGTATTGCACGCGGGCTTGGGAATGATGGGAAGCTGGTGTGTTGCGATCTGAATGAAGATTGGACGGGGATTGCGAAAAGGTATTGGGAGGCGGCTGGTGTGAGTGATCGGATTGATTTACGGATAGGGCCGGCCAGCGAGACGCTTAATGCTTTGATTGAGGCGGAAGAGGATCAAAAAAAAGCAGGGGAGGGATGGGGGTATGACTTTATGTTTATCGATGCGGATAAGGTTGGGTATGAGGGGTATTTTGAGCAGGGATTGAAGCTGGTGCGTTCGGGCGGGCTGTTGGTGTTTGATAATTGTTTATGGAATGGGGATGTAGTGAAGGATGTGTCGGAGCAGGACGAGGAGACACGGGCGATCGTAGCAATCAATAAGAAACTGTATGAAGATGATCGTGTTGAGGGGGTGTTGCTGCCGATGGCGGATGGGATTTATGTGGTGCGTAAACGTTAG
- a CDS encoding histidinol-phosphatase — MAEAVLYETHTHTTLCKHATGTIEEYAERAVARGMKGLTVTCHNPLPDEKSLSVRMREDEFDVYLGMVEQVQRGFEGRLDVLLGMEFDYAPEFEGYLGEQVKAAGFDYCLGSIHPQTDYYCEWYHKGDAFEDQKTYFDMIAKVAECGMFDCVSHPDLIKIFTREDWDLERVWPWIEEMLDRVEATGVAMELNTSGEIKVYPEFNPSERILGEMQRREIPVVIGSDAHAAVRVGDRWEKALRTLAGVGYTEINYYKQRERVSVGIDEGLKSLVEC; from the coding sequence ATGGCTGAGGCGGTTTTGTATGAGACGCATACGCACACGACATTGTGTAAGCATGCGACGGGGACGATTGAAGAATATGCGGAGCGTGCGGTTGCGCGCGGGATGAAAGGTTTGACGGTGACGTGTCATAATCCTTTGCCGGATGAGAAGTCGTTATCGGTGAGGATGCGGGAAGATGAGTTTGATGTTTATTTGGGGATGGTTGAGCAGGTTCAACGTGGATTTGAAGGGCGGCTTGATGTGCTGCTTGGGATGGAGTTTGATTATGCGCCTGAATTTGAAGGATATTTAGGGGAGCAGGTGAAGGCGGCAGGGTTTGATTATTGTTTGGGGTCGATTCACCCACAGACGGATTATTATTGTGAGTGGTATCACAAGGGTGATGCATTTGAGGATCAGAAAACTTACTTTGATATGATCGCGAAGGTGGCGGAGTGTGGGATGTTTGATTGTGTGTCGCATCCGGATTTGATTAAGATTTTTACAAGGGAAGATTGGGATTTAGAGCGGGTGTGGCCTTGGATTGAGGAGATGTTGGATCGGGTGGAGGCAACGGGTGTGGCGATGGAGTTGAACACGTCAGGTGAGATTAAGGTGTATCCGGAGTTTAATCCGTCTGAGCGGATACTTGGTGAGATGCAGCGGCGTGAGATCCCGGTTGTGATCGGATCGGATGCGCATGCGGCGGTGCGTGTGGGTGATCGATGGGAGAAGGCACTGCGGACGCTGGCTGGGGTTGGGTATACGGAGATCAATTATTATAAGCAGCGAGAGCGGGTGAGTGTGGGGATTGATGAAGGGTTGAAGTCGTTGGTTGAATGTTGA
- a CDS encoding YheU family protein has protein sequence MIIPVEKLSKDALEGLVQEYVTRDGTELGEMGAKTERVMGMVKKGELLVVFDEVSESVNLMTEKENQEAEVAREREAAEAEGYEMEQGSMGVGYEEAEQAWEGRRGGRDEGDDWEGLPSIDVNDIS, from the coding sequence ATGATTATACCTGTAGAAAAATTGTCTAAGGATGCGTTAGAGGGGTTAGTGCAGGAGTACGTTACGCGTGATGGGACGGAGCTGGGAGAGATGGGCGCGAAGACGGAGCGGGTGATGGGGATGGTGAAAAAGGGGGAGTTGCTGGTGGTGTTTGATGAGGTGAGTGAGAGTGTGAACCTGATGACGGAGAAGGAAAATCAGGAGGCAGAGGTTGCGCGGGAGCGTGAGGCTGCGGAAGCAGAAGGGTATGAGATGGAGCAGGGCAGCATGGGGGTTGGTTATGAGGAGGCAGAGCAAGCGTGGGAAGGTCGACGTGGAGGCCGTGATGAGGGTGATGATTGGGAAGGGTTGCCAAGCATTGATGTGAATGATATCTCGTGA
- a CDS encoding NAD(P)-dependent alcohol dehydrogenase, which translates to MSKVYHGYAAMEQGGELERIEYEVGELGGDEVEVKVTHCGICHSDLAMIDNEWGNTKYPQVPGHEVVGVVSEVGAHVGHLTVGQRVGLGWQSGSCGCCEWCNAGDENLCATTSGTIVGRHGGFADYVRAEGRFVVPLPEGLDAVNASPLLCAGITAFNPFVEYGITATDRVGVVGIGGLGHLAIQFSRAYGCHVTAFSSTADKEMEARELGADGFVVSREPGNLKVLARSFDLLLVTANADLDWSLYASMLRPRGNMCFVGIPPSKLSVHVFDLISGQHCLSGSPIGSPKTIGRMFDLAVQHQIGAVTEEFAFKDVNKAIARLRENKVRYRAVLVHE; encoded by the coding sequence ATGAGTAAGGTTTATCACGGATATGCGGCGATGGAGCAGGGCGGAGAGCTTGAGCGGATTGAATATGAGGTGGGGGAATTGGGGGGTGATGAAGTTGAAGTGAAGGTGACGCATTGCGGGATCTGTCATTCGGATTTGGCGATGATTGATAATGAGTGGGGGAATACGAAGTATCCGCAAGTGCCGGGGCATGAGGTTGTGGGGGTTGTGTCAGAAGTGGGGGCGCATGTTGGGCATTTGACGGTGGGGCAACGCGTTGGGCTGGGATGGCAGAGCGGATCGTGCGGGTGTTGTGAGTGGTGCAATGCTGGGGACGAGAATTTGTGCGCAACAACGAGTGGTACGATTGTTGGGCGGCATGGCGGGTTTGCGGATTATGTGAGGGCGGAGGGGCGGTTTGTTGTGCCGCTGCCTGAGGGGTTGGACGCGGTGAATGCGTCGCCGCTATTGTGTGCGGGGATTACGGCGTTTAATCCGTTTGTTGAGTATGGGATTACGGCGACGGATCGTGTGGGTGTTGTTGGGATTGGTGGGTTGGGGCATTTGGCGATTCAGTTTAGTCGTGCATATGGATGTCATGTGACGGCATTTTCATCGACGGCGGATAAGGAAATGGAAGCACGCGAGTTGGGGGCGGATGGGTTTGTGGTGTCGCGTGAGCCGGGGAATCTGAAGGTGCTGGCGCGATCGTTTGATTTGTTGTTGGTGACGGCGAATGCGGACTTGGATTGGTCGTTGTACGCGTCGATGCTGAGGCCGCGAGGGAATATGTGTTTTGTGGGGATACCGCCTTCGAAGTTGTCGGTGCATGTGTTTGATTTGATTAGTGGGCAGCATTGTTTGAGTGGTTCGCCGATTGGTTCGCCTAAGACGATAGGGCGGATGTTTGATTTGGCTGTTCAGCATCAGATTGGCGCGGTGACGGAGGAGTTTGCGTTTAAGGATGTGAATAAGGCGATTGCGAGATTGCGTGAGAATAAGGTGAGGTATCGAGCGGTACTGGTGCATGAATAG
- a CDS encoding acyltransferase family protein, with amino-acid sequence MRACTYSPELSETKLAQGKGNGGSAGRYELLDMMRALAAVWVMLYHYHWRTIGEGHDGSWYEKILGHGYWGVAIFFVLSGYCIMASANKARGERRGVLHFIIRRMLRIMPPFWLSLVLIGVIPGLLYGLDWMTGNGAGMNYGIWQKFANMGTVTWVKQLTLTSGIGSGNYMTFQAFPLNEVCWSLAIELQFYVITGIALLFGRKYKWVMAGVFVIGLLSVVPSAWLERGLGCMRSADWLIEGTFLPYWSMFFMGVITFEMVRRGVYLKQMRAAYAADKQGVILLSSAAVMTYGAALWVTRVNTNVAIAFMTSMLLWGAYGVRLNLGRMNVVKAAMRHVLLFLGKASYAIYIVHMVVINLAIQLAMLLYPEKGIEQFVLSSLLGLMMCVGFYYLCERPFAKMASGWNRKKEASSTQKETVASIGKIDDAIERIAA; translated from the coding sequence ATGAGAGCATGCACTTATAGTCCAGAATTAAGCGAAACGAAGCTTGCACAAGGCAAGGGGAATGGCGGGAGTGCGGGGCGGTATGAGTTATTGGACATGATGCGGGCATTGGCGGCGGTGTGGGTGATGCTCTACCACTACCATTGGCGAACGATTGGGGAAGGGCATGATGGGAGTTGGTATGAAAAAATATTGGGGCATGGATACTGGGGTGTTGCGATTTTTTTTGTGTTATCTGGGTATTGCATCATGGCGAGCGCGAACAAGGCGCGAGGTGAACGGCGAGGTGTGTTGCATTTCATAATCAGGAGAATGCTCAGGATTATGCCGCCGTTCTGGTTATCGCTGGTACTGATCGGTGTGATTCCAGGATTGCTCTATGGACTGGATTGGATGACAGGCAACGGCGCGGGCATGAATTATGGGATATGGCAAAAGTTTGCAAATATGGGGACAGTTACGTGGGTAAAACAACTCACATTGACGAGTGGGATCGGGAGCGGGAATTACATGACATTTCAGGCATTCCCTTTAAATGAGGTTTGCTGGTCATTGGCGATTGAATTGCAGTTTTATGTGATAACTGGCATCGCGTTATTGTTTGGCAGGAAATACAAATGGGTCATGGCGGGGGTATTTGTGATTGGCTTATTGAGTGTGGTGCCTTCGGCATGGCTTGAGCGTGGGCTGGGTTGCATGCGATCGGCAGATTGGTTGATAGAAGGAACCTTCTTGCCGTATTGGTCAATGTTTTTTATGGGCGTCATCACTTTTGAGATGGTACGCAGGGGTGTTTACTTAAAACAAATGAGAGCTGCGTATGCTGCGGATAAGCAGGGGGTAATTTTGCTATCGAGTGCGGCTGTTATGACATATGGCGCTGCGTTGTGGGTGACACGTGTCAATACGAATGTAGCGATCGCGTTTATGACGAGTATGCTTTTGTGGGGTGCTTATGGTGTACGATTAAATCTGGGCCGCATGAATGTGGTGAAAGCGGCCATGCGGCATGTGTTACTATTCTTAGGAAAAGCTTCTTATGCAATTTATATTGTGCATATGGTTGTTATCAACTTAGCAATCCAACTCGCGATGCTGTTGTATCCGGAGAAGGGGATTGAACAGTTTGTGCTATCGAGCTTGCTGGGACTCATGATGTGTGTCGGGTTTTACTATTTGTGCGAGCGGCCATTTGCGAAAATGGCAAGTGGGTGGAATCGCAAGAAAGAAGCTAGCAGCACACAAAAAGAAACCGTTGCATCTATCGGAAAGATAGACGATGCCATAGAACGAATCGCGGCGTAG
- a CDS encoding peptidoglycan recognition protein family protein, which yields MNGINAITVHHDAILMDKCSYQIAARRMESIRGGHASSWADIGYHYCIDREGRIWEGRPISLQGAHVKKNNPHNIGIMVMGHFNKQQPSRAQLNALTGFIKQLQRKHRISAKKIYTHQELMPTACPGKHLQRYMVSIRKNRTLA from the coding sequence ATGAACGGCATCAACGCCATCACCGTGCATCATGACGCAATCCTGATGGATAAGTGCAGCTACCAGATCGCGGCACGGCGAATGGAATCGATCCGCGGCGGGCACGCAAGCTCTTGGGCAGACATCGGTTATCACTATTGCATTGATCGTGAAGGGCGGATTTGGGAAGGCAGGCCGATCAGTTTGCAGGGGGCGCATGTGAAAAAGAACAACCCGCACAATATCGGGATCATGGTGATGGGCCATTTCAATAAGCAGCAGCCATCGCGCGCACAATTGAATGCATTGACGGGGTTCATCAAACAACTCCAGCGCAAACACCGCATCTCAGCGAAGAAAATTTACACCCATCAAGAACTGATGCCGACAGCCTGTCCCGGCAAGCACTTACAACGATACATGGTTAGCATCCGTAAAAACCGCACGCTGGCCTAA
- a CDS encoding peptidylprolyl isomerase, whose protein sequence is MPATSTQSSIPSNPTKASQPSKTTSHSSKSLSLNINIAFLPSHHSQSHTHSCRVSPLGRKRSHLYRNQYHRSKRMARAVASHILVSTEAEALELKKEIDAGVSSFADLAKQKSQCPSGRAGGSLGEFGQGDMVPEFDAVVFGDIELGKVSEPVKTQFGYHLLIVEKRIG, encoded by the coding sequence ATACCTGCAACCTCGACGCAATCATCGATACCCTCAAATCCTACCAAGGCATCCCAACCTTCAAAGACGACCTCACACTCCTCAAAATCTTTATCTCTTAACATCAACATCGCATTTCTCCCTTCCCACCACTCGCAATCTCACACCCACTCGTGTAGAGTATCCCCATTAGGCCGTAAACGCAGCCATTTATATCGAAACCAATACCATAGGAGCAAACGCATGGCACGTGCAGTTGCAAGTCACATCCTCGTCTCAACCGAAGCCGAAGCACTCGAACTCAAAAAAGAAATCGACGCCGGCGTCTCCTCTTTCGCAGACCTCGCTAAACAAAAGTCTCAATGCCCATCCGGCCGCGCTGGTGGGTCGCTCGGTGAATTCGGCCAAGGCGATATGGTCCCCGAATTCGACGCCGTTGTCTTTGGCGACATCGAACTCGGTAAAGTCTCCGAACCCGTCAAAACACAGTTCGGCTACCACCTCCTCATCGTCGAAAAACGCATCGGCTAA
- a CDS encoding carboxypeptidase-like regulatory domain-containing protein, which produces MRTHVSKRRRLGFVSVYLVWFVVGGCLLLGGGELVWGGCHYTVSPTMTDTETMGLPEPSEVLVINHKAMTEFEPGRAVPLDTRSAWLKQGEDTITYCIGEQNRRVAWTLELPLEIDVERYSILRFKYRLNSAAVDKYWAFWGHVVGKRNDREGLYMLDHKDLIADDQVHVIEVDLRTIKRNVKLDELAIAFRATGKQMPAELEVFEISFRRAVDSKAGRVFEKGDVKTFLLTDEAGLPIEGGYAALNYEILNLQSGAWSDEQGMARVVPWMIDDAGYEGQFYGNGKFATPIVYMDAAPRYEKDGEAIYPVTLFENKVFKGRVVNDANEGIANAAVRIEITYNKSVFHRPRMTTAWDFFAYTNEDGWFEYELPWRLVKTVKVEVDHNAYQGQVARGNVKGRLLAGDYVVRLDAEKHLTGFVFDAESGEPMVGAKVERKVSAKVFNPTDFTDEHGYFSFPMSDKRDNVKFGKHEIVVSKAGVGETVYVYEGAKGVMPGEEIVISGRKMVDLQPMVQWKDAESDPVRIYLPADGVKSEGQPLHLAVEGEVVDVETGRAVKVREVGVGMVNPEDGQIYWQANRLSKSKLNGSRFSLEIENPTLRYVIGIRAKGYADYWSEPISIGDDGLKGGKLKLKVKMVRD; this is translated from the coding sequence GTGCGCACACATGTATCGAAGAGAAGAAGACTTGGGTTTGTGAGCGTATATTTGGTTTGGTTTGTGGTGGGTGGTTGTTTGCTGTTGGGGGGTGGTGAGTTGGTATGGGGCGGGTGTCATTACACGGTGTCGCCAACGATGACAGATACGGAGACGATGGGTTTACCGGAGCCAAGCGAGGTGCTGGTGATTAATCACAAGGCGATGACTGAGTTTGAGCCGGGGCGGGCGGTGCCGCTTGATACGCGGAGCGCATGGCTGAAGCAGGGTGAGGATACGATCACGTATTGCATTGGTGAGCAGAATCGGCGGGTGGCTTGGACGCTGGAGTTGCCGTTGGAGATTGATGTTGAGCGGTATTCGATTTTGCGGTTTAAGTATCGGTTGAATTCGGCGGCGGTGGATAAGTATTGGGCGTTTTGGGGGCATGTGGTTGGGAAGCGTAATGATAGAGAGGGGTTGTATATGTTGGATCACAAGGATCTGATTGCGGATGATCAGGTGCATGTGATTGAGGTGGATCTGCGGACGATTAAACGGAACGTGAAGCTTGATGAGTTGGCGATCGCGTTTCGGGCGACGGGGAAGCAGATGCCTGCGGAGTTGGAGGTGTTTGAGATTAGTTTTAGAAGGGCGGTGGACAGTAAGGCGGGGCGTGTGTTTGAGAAGGGTGATGTGAAGACTTTTTTGTTGACGGACGAGGCGGGGTTGCCGATTGAGGGCGGGTATGCGGCGCTGAATTATGAGATTTTGAATTTGCAGTCGGGGGCTTGGTCGGATGAGCAGGGGATGGCGCGTGTTGTTCCTTGGATGATTGATGATGCGGGGTATGAGGGGCAGTTTTATGGGAATGGAAAATTTGCGACGCCGATTGTTTATATGGATGCGGCGCCACGATATGAGAAGGATGGAGAAGCGATTTATCCGGTGACGTTGTTTGAAAATAAGGTATTCAAGGGGCGTGTGGTGAATGATGCGAACGAGGGGATTGCGAATGCAGCGGTACGGATTGAGATTACGTATAACAAGTCGGTATTTCATAGGCCTCGAATGACGACGGCATGGGATTTCTTTGCGTATACGAATGAGGATGGATGGTTTGAATATGAGTTGCCTTGGCGGCTGGTGAAGACGGTGAAGGTGGAGGTGGATCACAATGCGTATCAAGGGCAGGTGGCGCGTGGTAATGTGAAGGGGCGGCTGCTGGCGGGAGATTATGTGGTGAGGTTGGATGCTGAGAAGCATTTGACGGGGTTTGTGTTTGATGCGGAGAGTGGTGAGCCGATGGTGGGTGCGAAGGTTGAACGGAAGGTGTCTGCTAAAGTTTTTAACCCGACTGACTTTACGGATGAGCATGGGTATTTTTCGTTCCCGATGAGTGATAAGCGGGATAATGTGAAGTTCGGGAAGCATGAGATTGTTGTGTCGAAAGCGGGTGTCGGTGAGACGGTGTATGTTTATGAGGGGGCAAAGGGGGTCATGCCTGGGGAAGAGATTGTGATTAGTGGTCGGAAGATGGTTGATTTGCAGCCGATGGTGCAGTGGAAAGATGCGGAATCTGATCCGGTGCGGATTTATTTGCCGGCTGACGGTGTGAAAAGTGAGGGGCAGCCGCTGCATTTGGCGGTGGAGGGGGAGGTTGTGGATGTTGAAACAGGAAGAGCGGTGAAAGTGCGTGAAGTGGGTGTTGGGATGGTGAACCCTGAGGATGGTCAGATTTACTGGCAAGCGAACCGGTTGTCGAAGTCGAAGTTAAACGGGAGCCGTTTTAGTTTGGAGATTGAGAATCCGACGCTGAGGTATGTGATTGGTATTCGTGCGAAGGGGTATGCGGATTATTGGAGTGAGCCGATCTCGATTGGGGACGATGGGCTGAAGGGTGGTAAGTTGAAGCTGAAAGTGAAGATGGTGCGGGATTAG